In the Mytilus galloprovincialis chromosome 10, xbMytGall1.hap1.1, whole genome shotgun sequence genome, one interval contains:
- the LOC143048798 gene encoding uncharacterized protein LOC143048798 yields MSQGKNGLMSTVSSLNEELATLNQEKDGLVSTVSSLKETLTTKSEDIVILTQEKDDLVSTVSSLKEELTTKSEDIVILTQEKDGLVSTVSSLKEELTTKSEDIVILTQEKDGLLSTVSSLKEELTNKSEDIVTLTQEKDGLMSTVSSLKKELSDKTEDLALMTQGIDGQLSSISRLVEEVATLEKEKDGLKLNVSSLEEELTTKSEDIVTLTQEKDGLLSTVSSLKEELTTKSEDIVTLTQEKDGLLSTVSSLKEELTNKSEDIVTLTQEKDGLMSTVSSLKEELSSKSEDIVIQTQENDGLLATISLLKEKLNVKSEEIATLTESKDGGESIISVLKKEIATLTKDKDNLMSTVSSLNEELTTLTQERDGLMSTVSSLKEELTNKSEDIVTLTQDKDGLLSTVSSLKEELTNKSEDIATLTQEKDGMVSTVSSLKEELNTKSEDIVTLTKEKDGLVSTVSSLKVELTTKSEDIVILTQEKDGLVSTISSLKEELTNKSEDFVTLTQEKDGLVSTVSSLKEELTNKSEEVAIVKQEKDGLLATNSLLKEELNVKSEEIATLTESKDGGESTISVLKKEIATLTKDKESLMSTVSSLNEELTTLTQERDGLMSTVSCLKEELTNKSEDIVTLTQEKDGLVSTVSSLKEELTNKSEDIATLTQEKDGLGSTVSSLKEELTTKSEDIVTLTQEKDGLVSKVSSLKEGLTTKSEDIVALTQEKDGLVSTVSSLKEELTTKSEDIVTLTQEKDGLVSTISSLKEELTTKSEDIVILTQEKDGLVSTVSSLEEELTNKSKEAVIVKQEKDGLLATNSLLKEELNVKSEEIATLTESKDGGESTISVLKKEIATLTKDKESLMSTVSSLNEELTTLTQERDGLMSTVSCLKEELSIKSEKEATFALEKEHLVSAVTCLKEELAILTQEKCDMVSLVSSLKENIKTATHERDDLMSTVSRLKEELSNKSNDLTNAVTKNEELLLTLKLQLADEKQVVEKEMEKLLSSVNILSSELETALQNVAAKEDTSVKLKSELIRHKAKLTTKSEDILTLTQEKDGLLSTLSILREELASKLDDNVTLTQEKDGLMLTVSSLKEELTNKLEDIVILTQEKDGLMSTVSSLKEELSKKSEDIVTLTQEKDSLMSTVSTLKSELTNKSEDIVTLTQEKDGLVSTVSSLKEELTNKSEDIATLTQEKDGLGSTVSSLKEELTTKSEDIVTLTQEKDSLVSKVSSLKEGLTTKSEDIVALTQEKDGLVSTVSSLKEELTTKSEDIVTLTQEKDGLVSTISSLKEELTTKSEDIVILTQEKDGLVSTVSSLEEELTNKSEEAVIVKQEKDGLLATNSLLKEELNVKSEEIATLTESKYGGEST; encoded by the coding sequence ATGTCACAAGGTAAAAATGGACTAATGTCAACAGTTTCAAGTCTAAATGAAGAACTGGCAACTTTGAATCAAGAAAAAGATGGTCTGGTGTCAACTGTTTCTAGTCTCAAGGAAACACTAACCACCAAATCAGAAGATATTGTTATACTGACACAAGAAAAAGATGATCTGGTGTCAACTGTTTCTAGTCTCAAGGAAGAACTGACAACTAAATCAGAAGACATTGTTATACTGACACAAGAAAAAGATGGTTTGGTGTCAACTGTTTCTAGTCTGAAGGAAGAACTGACCACCAAATCAGAAGACATTGTCATACTGACACAAGAAAAAGATGGTCTGTTGTCCACTGTTTCTAGTCTGAAGGAAGAACTGACCAACAAATCAGAAGACATTGTCACACTGACACAAGAAAAAGATGGTCTCATGTCAACTGTTTCAAGTCTTAAGAAAGAATTGTCCGACAAGACAGAAGATTTAGCTTTAATGACCCAAGGAATAGATGGTCAATTGTCATCTATATCTAGACTTGTAGAAGAAGTGGCCACTTTGGAAAAAGAAAAAGATGGCCTCAAATTAAATGTGTCTAGTCTCGAGGAAGAACTGACCACCAAATCAGAAGATATTGTCACATTGACACAAGAAAAAGATGGTCTGTTGTCCACTGTTTCTAGTCTGAAGGAAGAACTGACCACCAAATCAGAAGATATTGTCACATTGACACAAGAAAAGGATGGTCTGTTGTCCACTGTTTCTAGTCTGAAGGAAGAACTGACCAACAAATCAGAAGACATTGTCACACTGACACAAGAAAAAGATGGTCTCATGTCAACTGTTTCTAGTCTGAAGGAAGAACTGTCAAGCAAGTCGGAAGACATTGTCATACAGACACAAGAAAATGATGGCCTTTTAGCCACAATCTCCCTTCTGAAAGAAAAGTTGAATGTCAAGTCAGAGGAAATTGCCACTTTAACAGAGAGCAAAGATGGTGGGGAGTCAATTATTTCCGTTCTCAAGAAAGAAATTGCCACATTAACAAAAGACAAAGACAATCTGATGTCAACTGTTTCAAGTCTTAATGAAGAACTGACAACTTTGACACAAGAAAGAGATGGTCTGATGTCAACTGTTTCTAGTCTGAAAGAAGAACTGACCAACAAATCAGAAGACATTGTCACACTGACACAAGATAAAGATGGTCTGTTGTCCACTGTTTCTAGTTTAAAGGAAGAACTGACCAACAAATCAGAAGACATTGCCACACTGACACAAGAAAAGGATGGTATGGTGTCAACTGTTTCTAGCCTGAAGGAAGAACTGAACACCAAATCAGAAGACATTGTCACACTGACAAAAGAAAAAGATGGCCTGGTGTCAACTGTTTCTAGTCTTAAGGTAGAACTGACCACCAAATCAGAAGACATTGTCATACTGACACAAGAAAAAGATGGCCTGGTGTCAACTATTTCTAGTCTTAAGGAAGAACTGACCAACAAATCAGAAGACTTTGTCACACTGACACAAGAGAAAGATGGTTTGGTGTCAACTGTTTCTAGTCTGAAGGAGGAACTGACCAACAAATCGGAAGAAGTAGCCATAGTGAAACAGGAAAAAGATGGCCTGTTAGCCACAAATTCTCTTCTTAAAGAAGAGTTGAATGTCAAGTCTGAGGAAATTGCCACTTTAACAGAGAGCAAAGATGGTGGGGAGTCAACTATTTCCGTTCTCAAGAAAGAAATTGCCACATTGACAAAAGACAAAGAAAGTCTGATGTCAACTGTTTCAAGTCTTAATGAAGAACTGACAACTTTGACACAAGAAAGAGATGGTCTGATGTCAACTGTTTCTTGTCTGAAAGAAGAACTGACCAACAAATCAGAAGACATTGTCACACTGACACAAGAGAAAGATGGTCTGGTGTCCACTGTTTCTAGTTTAAAGGAAGAACTGACCAACAAATCAGAAGACATTGCCACACTGACACAAGAAAAGGATGGTCTGGGGTCAACTGTTTCTAGTCTGAAGGAAGAACTGACCACCAAATCAGAAGACATTGTCACACTGACACAAGAAAAAGATGGCCTGGTGTCAAAAGTTTCTAGTCTGAAGGAAGGACTGACCACCAAATCAGAAGACATTGTCGCACTGACACAAGAAAAAGATGGCCTGGTGTCAACTGTTTCCAGTCTTAAGGAAGAACTGACAACCAAATCAGAAGACATTGTCACACTGACACAAGAAAAAGATGGCCTGGTGTCAACTATTTCTAGTCTTAAGGAAGAACTGACCACCAAATCAGAAGACATTGTCATACTGACACAAGAAAAAGATGGTTTGGTGTCAACTGTTTCTAGTCTGGAGGAGGAACTGACCAACAAATCGAAAGAAGCAGTCATAGTGAAACAGGAAAAAGATGGCCTGTTAGCCACAAATTCCCTTCTTAAAGAAGAGTTGAATGTCAAGTCTGAGGAAATTGCCACTTTGACAGAGAGCAAAGATGGTGGGGAGTCAACTATTTCCGTTCTCAAGAAAGAAATTGCCACATTAACAAAAGACAAAGAAAGTCTGATGTCAACTGTTTCAAGTCTTAATGAAGAACTGACAACTTTGACACAAGAAAGAGATGGTCTGATGTCAACTGTTTCTTGTCTTAAAGAAGAGTTGTCCATTAAATCTGAAAAAGAAGCCACATTTGCACTAGAAAAGGAGCATCTTGTTTCAGCTGTTACATGTTTAAAGGAAGAACTGGCCATATTGACACAAGAGAAATGTGATATGGTATCTCTTGTTTCAAGtcttaaagaaaatattaaaacagcTACACATGAGAGAGATGACCTTATGTCAACTGTGTCAAGATTGAAGGAAGAATTGTCTAATAAATCAAATGACCTAACAAATGCAGTGACTAAAAATGAGGAGCTTTTGTTGACTCTGAAATTACAGTTAGCTGATGAGAAGCAGGTAGTAGAAAAAGAAATGGAAAAGCTTTTGTCATCTGTTAATATATTGTCAAGTGAATTAGAAACAGCATTGCAAAATGTTGCTGCAAAAGAAGACACTTCTGTGAAACTGAAATCTGAGCTGATAAGACACAAAGCAAAACTGACCACCAAGTCAGAAGACATTCTCACATTGACACAAGAAAAAGATGGCTTATTGTCAACTCTTTCCATTCTTAGAGAAGAACTTGCCAGCAAATTAGATGACAATGTCACACTGACACAAGAGAAAGATGGTCTCATGTTAACTGTTTCGAGTCTGAAGGAAGAACTAACCAACAAATTAGAAGACATTGTCATACTGACACAAGAAAAAGATGGTCTGATGTCAACGGTTTCAAGTCTAAAGGAAGAACTGTCTAAAAAATCAGAAGACATTGTCACACTGACACAAGAGAAAGATAGTCTGATGTCAACTGTTTCTACTCTGAAATCAGAACTGACCAACAAATCAGAAGACATTGTCACACTGACACAAGAGAAAGATGGTCTGGTGTCCACTGTTTCTAGTTTAAAGGAAGAACTGACCAACAAATCAGAAGACATTGCCACACTGACACAAGAAAAGGATGGTCTGGGGTCAACTGTTTCTAGTCTGAAGGAAGAACTGACCACCAAATCAGAAGACATTGTCACACTGACACAAGAAAAAGATAGCCTGGTGTCAAAAGTTTCTAGTCTGAAGGAAGGACTGACCACCAAATCAGAAGACATTGTCGCACTGACACAAGAAAAAGATGGCCTGGTGTCAACTGTTTCCAGTCTTAAGGAAGAACTGACAACCAAATCAGAAGACATTGTCACACTGACACAAGAAAAAGATGGCCTGGTGTCAACTATTTCTAGTCTTAAGGAAGAACTGACCACCAAATCAGAAGACATTGTCATACTGACACAAGAAAAAGATGGTTTGGTGTCAACTGTTTCTAGTCTGGAGGAGGAACTGACCAACAAATCGGAAGAAGCAGTCATAGTGAAACAGGAAAAAGATGGCCTGTTAGCCACAAATTCCCTTCTTAAAGAAGAGTTGAATGTCAAGTCTGAGGAAATTGCCACTTTGACAGAGAGCAAATATGGTGGAGAGTCAACT